A region from the Solanum lycopersicum bio-material TGRC:LA1421 mitochondrion, complete genome genome encodes:
- the nad7 gene encoding NADH dehydrogenase subunit 7: MTTKNRQIQNFTSNFGPQHPAAHGVSRSVLEMNGEVVERAEPHIGLLHRGTEKLIEYKTYLQALPYSDRSDYVSMMAQEHAHSSAVERLLNCEVPLRAQYIRVLFREITRISNHSLALTTHAMDVGASTPFLWAFEEREKLLEFYERVSGARMHASFIRPGGVAQDLPLGLCIDIDSFTQQFASRIDELEEMSTGNRIWKQRLVDIGTVTAQQAKDWGFSGVMLRGSGVCWDLRKAAPYDVHDQLDPDIPVGTRGDRYDRYCIRIEEMRQSVRIIVQCLNQMPSGMIKADDRKLCPPSRSRMKLSMESSIHHFEPYTEGFSVPAPSTYTAVEAPKGEFGVFLVSNGSNRPYRRKIRAPGFAHSQGLDSMSKHHMPADVVTIIGTQDIVSGEVDR; encoded by the exons ATGACGACTAAGAACAGGCAAATCCAAAATTTCACTTCGAATTTCGGACCTCAACATCCTGCTGCTCATGGTGTTTCACGATCAGTATTGGAAATGAACGGAGAAGTGGTGGAACGCGCGGAACCACATATTGGATTACTCCA TAGAGGGACTGAGAAATTAATTGAGTACAAAACTTATCTTCAAGCTTTACCTTATTCTGATCGTTCAGA CTATGTTTCTATGATGGCCCAAGAACACGCCCATTCTTCAGCCGTAGAGAGACTTTTGAATTGCGAGGTACCATTACGAGCTCAATATATACGAGTGTTATTCCGTGAAATAACTCGAATTTCAAATCATTCACTTGCTTTAACTACTCATGCTATGGATGTAGGAGCATCAACTCCGTTCCTGTGGGCTTTTGAGGAGCGGGAGAAATTGTTGGAATTCTATGAAAGGGTCTCGGGAGCCAGGATGCATGCCAGTTTCATACGACCAGGTGGAGTGGCACAAGATCTGCCTCTTGGCTTATGTATAGATATTGATTCATTCACACAACAATTTGCTTCTCGTATCGACGAATTAGAAGAGATGTCAACCGGCAACCGTATCTGGAAACAACGATTAGTGGATATTGGTACTGTCACTGCACAGCAAGCAAAGGATTGGGGATTCAGTGGTGTAATGTTAAGAGGTTCTGGGGTATGCTGGGATTTGCGAAAAGCAGCACCTTACGATGTTCATGACCAATTGGATCCTGACATACCAGTAGGTACCAGAGGAGATCGCTATGATCGTTACTGTATTCGTATCGAAGAGATGCGACAAAGTGTTCGGATCATTGTGCAATGTCTTAATCAAATGCCTAGTGGCATGATCAAAGCCGATGATCGTAAGCTATGTCCTCCATCACGATCTCGAATGAAACTATCCATGGAATC CTCAATTCACCATTTCGAACCTTATACAGAAGGTTTTTCCGTACCAGCTCCTTCTACCTATACCGCAGTTGAAGCACCTAAAGGAGAATTTGGTGTCTTTCTGGTCAGTAATGGAAGCAATCGTCCCTACCGTCGTAAAATAAGAGCACCTGGCTTTGCCCATTCACAAGGACTCGATTCTATGTCCAAACATCACATGCCAGCAGATGTGGTCACCATCATAGGCACTCAAGATATTGTGTCTGGAGAGGTGGATAGATAG